Part of the Clostridium sporogenes genome, TCCATATATTCGCCTGTTGGGACTTTTGATTCTATTTTTTCTTTTCTAACTCCCATAGGTCTATATTTTATGAGTTTATATCTTATGTTAGGGTTTAAAGAAGCTATAAGTTTGCTTATTTCAAATACGTTATTTTCATTATCTAGAAGATCAGGAACTATAACAGTTCTTATCTCGTACAGTTTATTTATGCTAGCTAAATATCTAACATTTTTAAGTACTATATCATTATCTCTTTTAGTGAGCATTTTATGCTCTTCATTGTCAAAGGATTTTACATCAACTATAGCCATATCCATTAATTCTGTAAGCTTAGGATTTTTAGAAAAATCTAAAGAGCCATTAGTATCTACAAAAATAGTAAGACCCAAAAGTTTAACTTTTTCGAATAGGTCTATTAAAAAATCTTTTTGAAGAGTACATTCTCCCCCAGATACAGTGATACCGGATATAAAAGGTTTTGTTCTTAATATTTCTTTTATAATTTCTCCAACGCTCATATATTTATTTCTAGGGCCACAATTATTTTTACATTTTTCTAGACATAGACCACAGTTTTTACACTTATTTTCATCCCATTTTACAGAATCACCTAAAAATTCTACAGCACCATAAGGACATACAAAGGCACAGGTTCCACAAGCTTTACAGGTATTTATAGTTTCAGGATTATGGCAATATTTACAATCAAAATTACATCCCTGAAAAAATATAGCGGTCCTGTTTCCAGGACCATCTACAGAACTAAAAGGTATTATTTTGTTAACTAATCCTCTAAGCATCATCTCTTACCTTTCTTTCCAGTATTCTAGAATTTTTAACTGCCCCTAAACCTAAAGCTACTGTGTCTTGAAGAACTTGCTCACCTTTATCTAATTTTTTAATATCAGATAATTTAACAAGATAACCTGTTATTCTGATTACATCGCTATCAGAGGCGTAAAGAGAGAAGTATCTCATTCCTTCATTAAAAGCTCCATTTATTATATCTAATATAGATTCAGGATTTTTCTTTGCAGTAGATTCAAATGGGAATATATCACCTATACCAGATGGAAAGTATTTATGAAATTTAGCACTTTGGAGTAGATGAATAGGTAAATCTGGTTCTTCGCCAATAGGTATTCTACAACCTGGACTTGTTCCTTTGTCTGTTTCTATACCTACTTGTGCATGTAATAAAAAGTGCCCATCTGTAGCTGAGCAATGTTTATTTACGTTGCTGTTTACTATATTGTACATTTTCTCTATTATTTTTATACCTAGTTCGTTAGCTTTCTCACTATGGCCAAATTTATCTTTTAACTCACTAGCTTTTAATAAATGATTAACGCATTCAGCTAATCCAAACATACCAAACATAGCTGTAAATCTATCCTTATATATTAAATTTTCACGTACTAAAAAGCTACTTTCAAAAAAATTACTTTCTTCTACTATAAAATTTACTCTTTTATCTATATAGCTACTCATTTTTAGCATAACATCAGGTAACACATTATCTAAAAAATCTTCTACAGATAAAGCTTTTTTAGCAGTACCATAAAGATTAAGTCTTACAAGAGTAAAGCTACCACCACCTATATACAAACCATTATAGCAACTAGCGATTCCATAGTTATAGGAAGGGAAATCCTTTGAAAAGATCTCATGATTTGCAAAACTAGGTTTAGCTGTAACTAAAGCTGTATTTATAGAATCTATAGCAAATTCTTTTGAAGTTTCTTTTCCATATTTTAAAGTTATGTTTGGTATAGCAGTTTGAAGTTCTCTTTGAGCTTTTAATATAAGCTTACCAGCTTTAGTTTCTTTAGGGCCTATATTAGCGTGACAAAAAGAATCCGTTATAGTTCTATCTATATGAAGTAAAAATAATTTTATTGCCTTATAAGCCTCCAATTCATCTTCTATAAAAGGATCTAAAAGAGTGTCAATATTCCCTATATACACAGGCATAGAAGTTATAGAAGGAACATGTTTATATAAAATAAGTAAGTTATTTGTAGCTTCCCAAATGTCCTTTGGAGGATTTAATTTAAGAAATTCACTACCTTGTTTCATAAATTTTTCGTAATCAGGACAAATATATCTAGGCCTATAAGGTGCATCACCTTCATTTAAATCACATATAATGCCATCATCCCTTAAGCTTTGTACATCTGAAGGAAGATTAAGTACATTTAATGAATTTTCAGCTTCACGAGCAAGAGATAAAACCTTTTGTTCATAAGTTAAAGTTTTATTTTTTATTATATTTAAAGTGTTAATCAAAACTCTCAACTCCTAATATAAATTTATAATATGTTATATTAATCATTTTATATTTAAATAATTTTTTGTGCAAACATTTTCTTTTCAATTCAGATAATAAATGATAAATATTTAACGATAAATGAGAATTGATTTTTAATTTTAAATTAATAAGATAATAAAAAAATTAAAAAATAAGGGTGGAAAAACCTCCTATAATATATATCTATAGCAACAAACTTAGTATATAAGCTAATTTTATGAATAATTAAAAATCTTAAAAAGTTAACAGGTGTGTCAAAAAATGAAATATACTTTGTTAACCATTATACATCAATTGGTACAAAAAAGTATATAAGATATATATTGGTAAAATTGTGTTGGATTTTTAACATATTAATTTTGTCTTTTATAATATATTTGGGTAAAATACAGGAATCTACATAATTATATATGTTGGCATAAGTATTGCTTAAACATATATTGAGTAAAAGATTATTAAATTATAAATATTAAGGGCTAATCACGAAGTATAAATACTTAATTAACTTATGAAAACAAGGGGGTGTGTATTTTGAAGAAACTATATTTTATTTTATTAAAGCAGCATATAGGAAGAGTTAACAAACCAGTTGTTAAGTTAGGAGATAGAGTAGAGAAAGGTACTTTGGTAGCTATTCCAGAAGGCATGGGGGCTAATATACATGCTAGTGTAAGTGGAATAATTAAAAGTATTAATGAAAATGAAATAATTATAGAAGCAGATGAAGTACAAAAAGATGAGTTTAAACCTTTGGAAAGTAGCAATAATATATTGGATTTAATTCAGGGGGCTGGAATAGTAGGAATGGGGGGAGCAGGATTTCCTACTCATATTAAAATGGATGTTGATTTAAATGGTGGAGTAGTTATTGCTAATGCTGTGGAATGTGAACCTTTATTGGATCACAATATAAATCAAATTGTTAATGAACCAGAACTTATTTATAAAGGTTTATGCTATGCTATGGAAGCAGTAAATGCTAGTAAAGGGATTTTTGCAATAAAAGCTAAAAATGTTGAAGCTATTTCTTCACTTAAAAATATAATAAAAGATAGCAATATTGAGATAGTAGAATTACCTGATATGTATCCTATGGGTGAGGAAAGAGCAATAATTAGAGAAGTTCTTGGAAAATTACTTGATCCAAGTCAATTACCATTAGAAGCTAATGCTGTTGTTTCTAATGTAGAGACTTTGGCTAAAATTGCTGAAGCAGTAGAACTAAAAAAACCAGTTATAAGTAAAAATATTACTGTAGTAGGAAAATTAAAAAATGGATTAAAATCTCAAGTATTTATGAATGTACCTATAGGCACAACTGTGAGAGAACTTATAGAATCAGCAGGTGGTATAGATGGTGAATATGGTGAGATAATTCTTGGAGGTCCTTTTACAGGACGTAGTGCTCAAATAGATGAACCTATTACAAAAACAAGTGGTGGAATAATAGTAACCATGCCATTTTTAAAAGAAATTAGAAATATGGGACTATTGGTATGTGCCTGTGGTGGCAATGAAAATAGATTAAGGGAAATAGCTGCCAATATGGGAGCCAATGTAGTAGGAGTAGAGAAGTGCAAACAAGCTGTAGAGATTAAAGGAAGCTTGAAGTGTGAAAATCCTGGAAATTGCCCAGGTCAAGCTGAGAAAATTCTTAAATTAAAAAAGAGTGGTGCAGAGGTCGTTTTAATAAGTAATTGCAGCGATTGTACTAATACAGTTATGTGTGTTGCACCTAAATTAAAGATGCCTGTTTATCATCTTACAGATCATGTAATGCGTACTGTAAATCACCCATTAATTCGTAGATTAAAATAAATAATATAAATATTTAATTAAGTTTTGTGCAAAGCTTTGTGCTTTGTTCAATATAAAAATTCGATTTATCAAGAAAAAATAGTAGTATAACAGGAGGAGGAAGTATATGTCTATTACAAATGAAACAGTTAACCAACACAAAAAAGATCCAGCAATTGTTTGTTGCCGTACTACAAAGGGAACAATAATTGGTCCAGGAGAACTTGAAGATCCAAATATATTACCAGACCTAGAGGATTCTGGATTAGTAGAAATACCATCAAATGTATTAAATATTGGACAAGTAATAGGAGCAAAATTACTTAAAGATATTGATGGACTTACTCCTCTTACAGCTGATCTCTTAGAGGGAATAGTTGAAGAGGTAAAAGAGGAAAATAATAAAGTTCAAAATGGAGGGGATAAAGTGGAAAACATATCTGCCAATAAGGTAACCCAATGCAGTGGTGGCATTGTTCGTTTAACAGTTGATCAAATGAATGGTGTAAATCTTGAGTTCCCAGTAGGAGCATTTAATGGTGGAAATATAGGTTCATCAGAGGGGATAACTGAAAAAATAGAAGATGAAATTGTTAGTACATTAAAGAAGAGAGAATTTGCTGTTAAAAAGGTAGAGCTTGGTAAAGAAACTTCTTTCAAAGATGGTGTATTAACTATAAAAGAAGAACTTTGCAAAGAAGCATTAAAGGCAGATCCTCTTGTAAAGAAGTTAGAAATGGATATAATTACGCCTGATAATAGACATGTATATTCTAATACAATAATGGATGTTATTCCAGTAGCTACAAAAGTGGAAGGAGACTTAGGCGAAGGAATTACTCATATATTAAATGGTATGGTATTTATACTTACAGGAGTCGATGAAGCAGGAATTCAAGTACATGAATTTGGTTCTTGCGAAGGATATCTTGATGAAAAAATAGTTTATGGCAAGCCAGGTTGTCCAGATCAAAATGATATTATAGTAAGAGTTCATGCTATCGTCCAAGAAAAAACAGGAATGGAAAGAAGAGGACCTTATGCAGCACATAAAGCGTGTGATGTAATAATTCAAGAAATAAGAAAAGTATTAAAAGAAACTCCAGCTTCAGAGGCAGAAAAAGAAGAAATATTTGATCAAGTAAAAAGACACGGAAGACCACGTGTACTTCTTGTTAAGGAAATAATGGGACAAGGAGCAATGCATGATAATGTAATGTTACCTACAGAACCAGCAGGAGTGCATGGAGGAAGACAAAATGTTGACCTTGGAAACGTGCCAGTTGTATTATCTGTAAATGAAGTAAGAGATGGTGGAATACATGCACTTACTTGTATAGGACCAGCTTCAAAAGAAGATACAAGACATTATTTTAGAGAACCAATTTTAGAAGCACTTGCAGCAGATGAAGAATTAGATATTGTAGGTGTTGCATTTATAGGAAGTCCTCAAGTAAACGATGAAAAGGCATTTGTATCCAAGAGATTAGGTGCAATGACAGATACTATGAAGTTAGATGGAGCTATAGTAACTACAGAAGGATTTGGAAACAACCATATTGATTTTTCATACAACATAGAAGAAATTGGAAAACGTGGAATTAATGTTGTAGGTGTAACTTATGCAGCTTACCAAGGACAATTAGTTGTTGGTAATAAGTATATGGATGCAATGATAGAAGTAAATAAAGACGAGGGTGGATTTGAATCAGAACTTCTAGGTGAAAATACAATAACAATGGATGATGCAAAACGTGCTGTTCTTATGCTTAAAAATAAAATAGCAGGAGTTGAAATAGAGCCAGCAGATCGTAAATGGAGTCAAGAAGTAATAGATGAAAATCAAAAAATAGCAGATGGAGTAATGAAATAATTATGGAAGTAGAGATAACACCTAAATTAGTTACCGGAAGAATTGTACAAATAACAGAGATGAGTGCAAAAATAGAGCTTAAAGGCAAAATGGGTATTATCCATTTACCTTTAAGATCTGTTTTTACAGACAAGAAGTTAGAAATTGATGATCAAGTAGAAATATATATCAGCTATGCTAAGGTACTAAAATAAATATATAAACAGGAGGAGATTATAAGATGAATTTAACAACTGCAAAAGGAATGAAATCTGAAGTTTATGCACCGGTTACACCACCACCAGTTTGGACACCACTTACAAAAGCATTAAAAGATTGTAAGGTTGGATTTGCAACAGCTGGAGGAATTCATATAAAAACACAAGAACCTTTTAAGACAGCTGGAGATTTCACATATAGAATAATACCTAGTGATACACCATCTTCAGAATTAATGGTTACACATGGTGGATTTGATAATAGTGATATCAATAAAGATGTAAATGCAATGCTTCCTATAGATAGATTACATGAATTAGCTAAGGAAGGATTTATAGGAAGCGTATCCCCTGTATTAATTGGATTCATGGGCGGCGGTGGAAATGTTCAAAAATTTAAAGAAGAAACTGGACCAGCTATTGCTAAAATATTTAAAGATGAAGGTGTAGATATAGTTCTTTTAACAGGAGGTTGTGGAACTTGTCATAGATCTGCAACAATAGTTCAAAGAGCAATAGAATCTGTAGGAATATCTACAATTATAGTTGCTGCATTACCACCAATTGCAAAACAACAAGGTGCACCACGTATAGCAGCAGCTCATGTTCCAATAGGATCTAATGCCGGAGAACCAAATAATATAGAAATGCAAACTGCTATATTAAAGGATTCATTAAATGCAATGACAAAGATGAAAAGCTTTGGTGAATTAATCATGTTACCATATGAATACAGACATAACGTTTAAAATATAGAAAGCAAAATTAATAATTTTAAAAAGCACTAGATTTTTAGGTCTAGTGCTTTTTAAAAAGATAAATTTTTTATTTGTTACTTAGTATTTTTGTTAATTATAGAAATCTAATAAATGCGAGAGTTATGATTGCTATTTTAAATAAATATAACACTATAAGGAGGAGAGATCATATGGGAATTGGTCCATCTACTGAAGAAACTACTCTTCATCATTTTAGAGATCCTTTATTAAGTGTAGTGTCAAAGGATGAAGAGATAGATCTTTTAGGTATTATAGTGGAAGGAACCCCAGAGGTAGTTTCAGACAAGATATTTGTTGCTGAAAGAGGAGCGGATTTAGTAGAGACTATGAGAGCTGATGGTGTCATAGTTTCTATAGACAGCTGGGGAAATAGTCATGTGGATTTTGCTACAGTTATTGAAGAAATAGGAAAAAAGGAAATTCCAGTAGTGGGGATGAGTTTTGTAGGAAACCAAGCATCATTTGTTGTTACGAATAAATATATGGATACTATAATTGATTTTAATAAAACTGCAGAGGGGATAGAAACAGAAGTTGTAGGTGAAAATAGTGTGGTAGAAATTGATGCTATAAAAGCTTTAGCTCTTCTGAAACTAAAGATGAAGAGAAATAATAAATAGAAATTAAAGATAGCTAAAAGTATAGAATAATTTTACCTGGAACACATTTAATATTTAAAGTTGAGGTGAAATATATGAAAGATAAAAAAAAATTAAAGAGTCTCATCATTAAAAGCTTTCATATAAATAAAGTTTTATTTAGGAAAAATACTAAAATAGAGGATAGGATCTTATATTTAAGAAATAATATAGAACTTAATGCTTTAGAAAAAGAAAGTATAATTAAGAATTTAAAAATTAATATAATATATCCCAATAATCATAATATGTTTATAAATTCTGTCTTAGATATTTTTCCTATAGCCACTAAGGTAGAAGGGAAGATAGGAGAGGGAATAACTCATGTATTAACAGGTGTAGTTGTTATGATAACAGGAGTAGAGGTTGGTGGATTTCAAGCAGCTAATATTGGATCTTCAGAGGGCATATTAAAAGATCAGATTAAGTTTAATAAAAATGGAACTCCTGCCGAAGATGATATAATAATACATGTAGATGTAACTTTAAAAAATGGTGGGGCTAGAAGTAGAGAAGGAATTATGGCATCACATAGGGCTTGCGATAAAATAATTCAAGAGATAAGAGAATATTTAAAAAATATAAGCGGTACAT contains:
- the prdB gene encoding D-proline reductase (dithiol) protein PrdB translates to MNLTTAKGMKSEVYAPVTPPPVWTPLTKALKDCKVGFATAGGIHIKTQEPFKTAGDFTYRIIPSDTPSSELMVTHGGFDNSDINKDVNAMLPIDRLHELAKEGFIGSVSPVLIGFMGGGGNVQKFKEETGPAIAKIFKDEGVDIVLLTGGCGTCHRSATIVQRAIESVGISTIIVAALPPIAKQQGAPRIAAAHVPIGSNAGEPNNIEMQTAILKDSLNAMTKMKSFGELIMLPYEYRHNV
- the prdC gene encoding proline reductase-associated electron transfer protein PrdC, producing the protein MKKLYFILLKQHIGRVNKPVVKLGDRVEKGTLVAIPEGMGANIHASVSGIIKSINENEIIIEADEVQKDEFKPLESSNNILDLIQGAGIVGMGGAGFPTHIKMDVDLNGGVVIANAVECEPLLDHNINQIVNEPELIYKGLCYAMEAVNASKGIFAIKAKNVEAISSLKNIIKDSNIEIVELPDMYPMGEERAIIREVLGKLLDPSQLPLEANAVVSNVETLAKIAEAVELKKPVISKNITVVGKLKNGLKSQVFMNVPIGTTVRELIESAGGIDGEYGEIILGGPFTGRSAQIDEPITKTSGGIIVTMPFLKEIRNMGLLVCACGGNENRLREIAANMGANVVGVEKCKQAVEIKGSLKCENPGNCPGQAEKILKLKKSGAEVVLISNCSDCTNTVMCVAPKLKMPVYHLTDHVMRTVNHPLIRRLK
- a CDS encoding YjjI family glycine radical enzyme, which codes for MINTLNIIKNKTLTYEQKVLSLAREAENSLNVLNLPSDVQSLRDDGIICDLNEGDAPYRPRYICPDYEKFMKQGSEFLKLNPPKDIWEATNNLLILYKHVPSITSMPVYIGNIDTLLDPFIEDELEAYKAIKLFLLHIDRTITDSFCHANIGPKETKAGKLILKAQRELQTAIPNITLKYGKETSKEFAIDSINTALVTAKPSFANHEIFSKDFPSYNYGIASCYNGLYIGGGSFTLVRLNLYGTAKKALSVEDFLDNVLPDVMLKMSSYIDKRVNFIVEESNFFESSFLVRENLIYKDRFTAMFGMFGLAECVNHLLKASELKDKFGHSEKANELGIKIIEKMYNIVNSNVNKHCSATDGHFLLHAQVGIETDKGTSPGCRIPIGEEPDLPIHLLQSAKFHKYFPSGIGDIFPFESTAKKNPESILDIINGAFNEGMRYFSLYASDSDVIRITGYLVKLSDIKKLDKGEQVLQDTVALGLGAVKNSRILERKVRDDA
- a CDS encoding glycine/sarcosine/betaine reductase component B subunit: MGIGPSTEETTLHHFRDPLLSVVSKDEEIDLLGIIVEGTPEVVSDKIFVAERGADLVETMRADGVIVSIDSWGNSHVDFATVIEEIGKKEIPVVGMSFVGNQASFVVTNKYMDTIIDFNKTAEGIETEVVGENSVVEIDAIKALALLKLKMKRNNK
- the prdA gene encoding D-proline reductase (dithiol) proprotein PrdA, yielding MSITNETVNQHKKDPAIVCCRTTKGTIIGPGELEDPNILPDLEDSGLVEIPSNVLNIGQVIGAKLLKDIDGLTPLTADLLEGIVEEVKEENNKVQNGGDKVENISANKVTQCSGGIVRLTVDQMNGVNLEFPVGAFNGGNIGSSEGITEKIEDEIVSTLKKREFAVKKVELGKETSFKDGVLTIKEELCKEALKADPLVKKLEMDIITPDNRHVYSNTIMDVIPVATKVEGDLGEGITHILNGMVFILTGVDEAGIQVHEFGSCEGYLDEKIVYGKPGCPDQNDIIVRVHAIVQEKTGMERRGPYAAHKACDVIIQEIRKVLKETPASEAEKEEIFDQVKRHGRPRVLLVKEIMGQGAMHDNVMLPTEPAGVHGGRQNVDLGNVPVVLSVNEVRDGGIHALTCIGPASKEDTRHYFREPILEALAADEELDIVGVAFIGSPQVNDEKAFVSKRLGAMTDTMKLDGAIVTTEGFGNNHIDFSYNIEEIGKRGINVVGVTYAAYQGQLVVGNKYMDAMIEVNKDEGGFESELLGENTITMDDAKRAVLMLKNKIAGVEIEPADRKWSQEVIDENQKIADGVMK
- the prdD gene encoding proline reductase cluster protein PrdD, giving the protein MKDKKKLKSLIIKSFHINKVLFRKNTKIEDRILYLRNNIELNALEKESIIKNLKINIIYPNNHNMFINSVLDIFPIATKVEGKIGEGITHVLTGVVVMITGVEVGGFQAANIGSSEGILKDQIKFNKNGTPAEDDIIIHVDVTLKNGGARSREGIMASHRACDKIIQEIREYLKNISGTLCDETHEYVDEINPERKKIVIIKQVSGLGCMYDTGVFPKEPAGFIGCKSIMDLGNMPMVLTPNQYRDGAIRSMS
- a CDS encoding CBO2463/CBO2479 domain-containing protein, yielding MEVEITPKLVTGRIVQITEMSAKIELKGKMGIIHLPLRSVFTDKKLEIDDQVEIYISYAKVLK
- a CDS encoding YjjW family glycine radical enzyme activase, which produces MLRGLVNKIIPFSSVDGPGNRTAIFFQGCNFDCKYCHNPETINTCKACGTCAFVCPYGAVEFLGDSVKWDENKCKNCGLCLEKCKNNCGPRNKYMSVGEIIKEILRTKPFISGITVSGGECTLQKDFLIDLFEKVKLLGLTIFVDTNGSLDFSKNPKLTELMDMAIVDVKSFDNEEHKMLTKRDNDIVLKNVRYLASINKLYEIRTVIVPDLLDNENNVFEISKLIASLNPNIRYKLIKYRPMGVRKEKIESKVPTGEYMENLKNIALKNGCKNIIIL